The Chitinibacter bivalviorum genomic interval TAAATAGCCAGCAAAACCTGAAGCGGTAGCGAGAATAGCAAAAATACGGTTCTTTAATGGTACAGAATTTCTTTGCAGATAGGCCTCAATCAGTATTGGAACGAGCAGCAAAATGCCTTGGTTACGAGTGATGGCCGCTAAGCCACCAAATACACCTGCCCATAGCCACTTTTCTGAGCGTAGAAACCAAAAGCAGCTAACCGTAGTTAGCAGAAAAAGGCTTTCCGTATAAGCCGTGCCATAAAACATCGAGAAAGGAAAAATCGCGAGATATTTGACACTACCCAGAGCGATCGTACTATCACCAAACTCTTTATCGACCAGTTTAAATAGCACCCAAGAAGCAATTAAATAGCAGGCTAGCGAAGCAATAATAGCCGAAGTGAAAATATCATTAATGAGTAAGAAGTTTGTGGCGTGGACAAGCCATGGGTACAGAGGGTAAAAAACAATATGCAGTGGATTTTGTGCTGGAGGGCTATATCCGACTTCAGCAAGGGATAAATAATGTGGGGCATCCCATTTATTCCAAATGTCATCAAAACTGAGCCAAAAACTAATGTAATGGCCACTTTCGCCTTGTGCGCTCATTTGAAACAGCCATGCGGCTAAATAAATGGCAATTCGAATTGAAATGCAAAGCAGAATTACGCTCAATACGCGTTCTTGTGTTTTAGATAGCGTCCAAGATACCTTGGGTTTTAAGCCCGATAGTGAGCTGGAAAGTAGGCGTAAATACGCTTTGCTATGGGGGCTAAGTAGCCCAGTTTCTTTGCCAAGGCTAATTGCAATACTTAGACTCAAGGCTAGAAAAAATAAAAAGGCAATGGCGAGAATAATGGCATGAAACATATTGTCTTTACTCGTTAATTAGTCTGGCAATCGCTTTTGCTCAGCGCGGCATTGCCTGATCGTATTT includes:
- a CDS encoding glycosyltransferase family 39 protein, with protein sequence MSAQGESGHYISFWLSFDDIWNKWDAPHYLSLAEVGYSPPAQNPLHIVFYPLYPWLVHATNFLLINDIFTSAIIASLACYLIASWVLFKLVDKEFGDSTIALGSVKYLAIFPFSMFYGTAYTESLFLLTTVSCFWFLRSEKWLWAGVFGGLAAITRNQGILLLVPILIEAYLQRNSVPLKNRIFAILATASGFAGYLFLNWTIFGNPFQFKIAQQQNWSQSFGFFADNIANIFQGVLTDTHSMVFGIWFPTIICFFAACYLLWWGRHRLPASYQAYSLVYLLISFSPTWLLSGPRYMSVLFPLAILTALWAGQGQVRKQCVDTILFSSLILATYLFTRGWVY